The following coding sequences are from one Prochlorococcus marinus CUG1438 window:
- a CDS encoding CHAT domain-containing protein yields MFFFALKNKKQISIIFFIFLNILSPYEYLKSQEIFRSDIQDNKIYKKAIRSDELVKKGLESLEKKDYENAIFFFDKASKIDQTNSNAYFYKAFVKDILGDFKGAIDDYSKAININPSWQSFLNRGLAKTEIRDFKESIIDFSKSLKLNPNYYKGFLFRGIAKQKLGDFKESIDDFTKYLNLNGDDTNILFLRGLSKYSLKDFIGSIEDYSKALKINPKYKEALLNRGISKSELGEYEASIDDFSNLIKLDPNQIDAYFLRGLSRNMVQEYKEAIKDFDVVIKNDPNNDDALNARGLSKGALNKFQNAIDDFDKAILINPKNKLAIENKIFYEERQITEKKFLISNTIIKLSEEIKKLEEKKDYKNIIKNYKKIIELEKKDNRVSSFPYSAIAFNFEKIGNYDKAIEYQIKGIKVEEKLTSKDSLEVANLLDGLSFLYYRGQYFVDKLYFKEVVSIKERVLKIKENVFGLENIQTAASYQNLAGLYSEIGNYEKAISLRKKAIQIANISKEQNDFYTSIPDYKAFLYSQIHHDYNQIGDYRNAKKNAIIAFEIRTKIFDKNDLSLAKSYSDLAGVYFYLGDFKESKKMLNNALKIYKIKKRKYKFEVNYLEKLKSILLVLEGGKGKLSNNFLLSKNADENDPEIVTKLIIDGATLALSKSYDQSLDVYKKALFIIKSKRGINNYQSFTTLKSIGEVYLYKGDLKKSEEYLKESLKIHSLYLNKSRLSLDIIQLYQSLARLYIEKKDSIDAEKYIEKTIDSGILLAKEQSQYLPEKDREKFSAIVLNSYEILFSLIDKLPNGKKLALKARLNRQGLLEDIEKYQSNLSDLNNKQKMLLEEIKNINTQISDVSVDKNIFDKLNNQKEKLEEKLYSEIPALEPKIIEIEQIKKNIPANSVLIEFQKFRPVLNYDFYSDNFGEYSYLALVLKPNGEIFKIDLGLAKPLEEKINNAILSTENQKPNAISLWKEIGELIIKPIENRIGSVNTLFISPDSELNRIPFAAIGSSDQKLLFENKNIRLLTTGRELIKIKNIKSKNLERSLVVANPKFDLTNKVVSEISKKINFGQQRSGVLSNQKWNELLGTEKEGRVISKFLNADLLLQENATSLEIEKVNSPKILHIASHSYFIPNEEEKNPLLRSGIVLAGANNPNLNSSDDGYLTALEITRLNWEGTELVVISGCESGKGESQSGEGVFGLKRSISVAGASSSLLSLWKVDDAGTARFMESFYKKLIEGQSKAEALKNTQKDFLNHPIPGLRHPYYWAAFQLSGDWKSLNK; encoded by the coding sequence ATGTTTTTTTTTGCACTAAAAAATAAAAAGCAAATATCAATTATTTTTTTTATATTTTTAAATATTCTTTCACCTTATGAATATTTAAAATCACAAGAAATTTTTAGAAGTGATATTCAAGATAATAAAATCTATAAAAAAGCTATAAGAAGTGATGAATTGGTTAAAAAAGGACTAGAAAGTTTAGAAAAAAAAGACTACGAAAATGCAATATTTTTTTTTGATAAAGCATCTAAAATTGATCAAACTAATAGTAATGCATATTTTTATAAAGCATTTGTAAAAGATATTCTTGGTGATTTTAAAGGGGCTATAGATGACTATTCAAAAGCAATCAATATAAATCCATCTTGGCAATCATTTCTTAATAGAGGACTTGCAAAAACAGAAATTAGAGATTTTAAGGAATCTATTATTGATTTCTCCAAGTCACTAAAACTAAACCCTAATTATTATAAAGGTTTTTTATTCAGGGGTATCGCTAAACAAAAACTAGGAGATTTCAAAGAATCAATAGATGATTTTACAAAATACTTAAATTTAAATGGCGATGATACAAATATTCTATTTTTAAGGGGATTATCAAAATATTCTCTGAAAGATTTTATTGGCTCTATAGAAGACTACAGTAAAGCCCTCAAAATTAATCCAAAATATAAAGAAGCTCTACTTAACCGAGGAATTTCAAAATCAGAATTAGGGGAATATGAAGCATCTATAGATGATTTTTCAAATTTAATTAAGCTAGATCCAAATCAGATTGATGCATATTTTTTGAGAGGTTTATCAAGAAATATGGTTCAAGAATACAAAGAAGCGATTAAAGATTTTGATGTGGTTATTAAAAATGATCCGAATAATGATGATGCTTTAAATGCAAGGGGTTTATCAAAAGGAGCACTTAATAAATTTCAAAATGCAATAGATGATTTTGATAAAGCGATTTTAATTAATCCAAAAAACAAATTAGCAATTGAGAATAAAATATTTTACGAAGAAAGACAGATTACAGAAAAAAAATTTTTAATATCTAACACAATCATTAAATTATCAGAAGAAATAAAAAAATTAGAAGAGAAAAAAGATTATAAAAATATAATTAAAAATTACAAAAAAATAATTGAGCTTGAGAAAAAGGATAACAGAGTATCTTCTTTCCCATATTCTGCAATAGCTTTTAATTTTGAAAAAATCGGCAATTATGATAAAGCTATTGAATACCAAATAAAAGGTATAAAAGTTGAAGAAAAACTAACTAGCAAAGATTCTTTAGAAGTTGCTAATTTATTAGATGGTTTATCATTTTTATATTATCGAGGACAATATTTTGTTGATAAATTGTATTTTAAGGAAGTGGTAAGTATTAAAGAAAGAGTACTTAAAATAAAAGAAAATGTTTTTGGCTTAGAAAATATACAAACTGCAGCTAGCTATCAAAATTTAGCTGGACTTTACTCAGAGATCGGTAACTACGAAAAAGCAATAAGTCTCAGGAAAAAAGCAATTCAGATAGCAAATATTTCTAAAGAGCAAAATGATTTTTATACCTCAATACCTGATTACAAAGCATTTTTATATTCGCAAATACATCATGACTATAATCAGATTGGAGATTATAGAAATGCAAAAAAAAATGCAATAATAGCTTTTGAAATAAGAACCAAAATATTTGATAAAAATGATCTATCACTAGCAAAAAGTTATTCTGATTTAGCAGGAGTCTATTTTTATCTTGGAGACTTTAAGGAATCTAAAAAGATGCTTAATAATGCTTTAAAAATCTACAAAATAAAAAAACGTAAATATAAATTTGAAGTAAATTATTTAGAAAAATTGAAAAGTATATTACTGGTATTAGAGGGCGGTAAAGGAAAACTTAGTAATAACTTTTTACTATCTAAAAATGCCGATGAAAATGATCCAGAAATTGTAACTAAGTTAATTATTGATGGAGCAACTTTAGCTTTAAGTAAATCATACGATCAATCACTAGATGTCTACAAAAAAGCACTTTTCATTATAAAAAGTAAAAGAGGTATAAATAATTATCAATCATTTACAACTTTGAAGTCTATTGGAGAAGTTTATCTATATAAAGGGGATTTAAAAAAATCAGAAGAGTATCTAAAAGAAAGTTTAAAAATACATAGTTTATATTTAAATAAATCTAGATTATCCCTAGATATTATTCAACTTTATCAAAGCTTAGCAAGATTATATATTGAAAAAAAAGATTCTATTGATGCTGAAAAATATATTGAAAAAACAATCGATTCAGGAATTTTATTAGCCAAGGAGCAATCCCAATATTTACCTGAAAAAGATAGAGAAAAGTTCTCAGCAATAGTTTTAAATTCCTATGAAATTTTGTTTTCCTTAATTGATAAACTTCCTAACGGGAAAAAACTAGCTCTTAAAGCAAGGCTAAATAGACAAGGATTATTAGAAGACATTGAAAAATATCAATCAAATTTGTCTGACTTAAATAATAAGCAGAAAATGCTTTTAGAAGAAATAAAAAATATCAACACACAAATCTCTGATGTGAGTGTTGATAAAAATATTTTTGATAAATTAAATAATCAAAAGGAAAAGCTAGAAGAAAAACTTTACTCAGAAATACCTGCACTTGAGCCAAAGATAATCGAAATTGAACAAATAAAAAAGAACATTCCGGCTAATTCTGTTCTTATTGAATTTCAAAAATTTCGTCCTGTATTAAATTATGATTTTTATTCTGATAATTTTGGTGAATATAGTTATTTAGCTCTTGTATTAAAACCTAATGGAGAAATTTTTAAAATAGATCTTGGATTGGCTAAACCTTTAGAAGAAAAAATAAATAATGCAATTTTAAGTACTGAAAATCAAAAACCAAATGCAATTTCTTTATGGAAAGAAATAGGTGAACTTATTATTAAGCCCATAGAAAATAGGATAGGTTCTGTAAATACATTATTTATTTCACCAGATTCAGAATTAAATAGAATTCCCTTTGCAGCAATTGGTTCCTCAGATCAAAAGTTGTTATTTGAAAATAAAAATATACGATTACTAACTACTGGTAGAGAATTAATAAAAATTAAAAATATTAAATCAAAGAACTTAGAGAGATCATTAGTAGTTGCTAATCCAAAATTTGATTTAACTAACAAAGTTGTTAGCGAAATTTCAAAGAAAATTAATTTTGGGCAACAAAGATCAGGTGTTTTATCTAATCAAAAATGGAATGAGTTATTAGGTACCGAAAAGGAAGGAAGAGTAATATCAAAATTTCTTAATGCAGATCTTCTTTTACAGGAAAACGCTACTTCTCTAGAGATAGAAAAAGTTAATTCTCCAAAAATTTTACATATAGCAAGTCATTCTTATTTTATTCCCAATGAAGAAGAAAAAAATCCTTTACTCCGCAGTGGAATTGTACTTGCTGGAGCTAATAATCCTAATCTTAATAGTTCTGATGATGGTTATCTTACAGCACTTGAAATTACTAGATTAAATTGGGAGGGGACTGAATTGGTTGTTATTTCCGGTTGCGAATCCGGTAAAGGCGAAAGCCAATCTGGTGAAGGAGTATTTGGTTTAAAAAGGTCAATTTCTGTTGCTGGAGCCTCATCAAGCTTATTATCACTATGGAAGGTTGATGATGCAGGAACAGCAAGATTTATGGAGAGTTTTTATAAAAAATTAATTGAAGGACAAAGTAAAGCAGAGGCTTTAAAAAATACACAAAAAGATTTCTTAAATCACCCTATTCCTGGCTTACGTCATCCTTACTATTGGGCAGCATTTCAATTAAGTGGTGATTGGAAATCGTTAAATAAATAA
- a CDS encoding immunity 17 family protein, translated as MNIDQLFCIFGGFFALLAARSNWNWFWNHPKAKGVLSLCRGKKGARIFYSTLGIFLIALGIKGF; from the coding sequence ATGAATATAGATCAATTATTTTGCATTTTTGGAGGCTTTTTTGCTTTATTAGCAGCTAGAAGTAATTGGAATTGGTTCTGGAATCATCCTAAAGCTAAGGGTGTTTTATCTTTGTGTAGAGGTAAAAAAGGAGCAAGAATTTTTTATTCAACTTTGGGAATTTTTTTAATAGCATTGGGAATCAAAGGGTTTTAA
- a CDS encoding DoxX family protein: MKIFIFKSKSIKSFLDFLSRVSISAIFISAIPSKINGFERTVEYISSKGIPDPIASILLVGAIICLILGSGFFIFGENQKIGSVFLLIFLIPTTIIFHVFPFNLRPVLMNLGLIGGLIITALREKI, from the coding sequence ATGAAGATTTTTATTTTCAAAAGTAAAAGTATAAAATCTTTTTTAGATTTTCTTTCAAGAGTATCAATTTCTGCCATTTTTATCTCTGCCATACCAAGCAAAATAAATGGGTTTGAAAGAACAGTTGAATATATCTCTTCAAAAGGTATTCCTGATCCAATTGCATCTATTCTATTAGTGGGAGCCATTATATGTCTTATCTTGGGATCGGGATTTTTTATATTTGGAGAAAATCAAAAAATTGGCTCAGTCTTCTTATTAATTTTCCTTATTCCAACAACAATAATTTTTCATGTATTTCCTTTCAACCTGAGACCGGTCCTTATGAATCTAGGATTGATAGGTGGATTAATTATTACTGCATTAAGGGAAAAAATATAA
- a CDS encoding carbon storage regulator CsrA, protein MIKTLPLTLFLFLSSFIAIYPLRKENIGLINYCYSLEKILSKNSLEKNKNISKKYKTFANDITSFGTKKTKGALVNKMIDQYKASKKFFIINIVPNQIFCLAGYWIEELNPGTFHSFFYEISKEKINQYKNVKKEFDEFLNDINDEYKYIKKEINNFF, encoded by the coding sequence ATGATTAAGACTTTACCTTTAACTTTATTTTTATTTCTTAGTTCTTTCATAGCTATTTATCCTTTAAGAAAAGAAAATATTGGCTTAATAAATTATTGTTATTCTCTAGAAAAGATACTTTCTAAAAATTCCTTAGAAAAAAACAAAAATATTTCTAAGAAATATAAAACCTTTGCAAACGATATTACTTCGTTTGGGACTAAAAAAACAAAAGGGGCATTAGTAAATAAGATGATTGATCAATATAAAGCTTCCAAAAAATTTTTTATTATAAATATTGTGCCTAATCAAATTTTTTGTTTGGCAGGATATTGGATCGAGGAGCTAAACCCAGGCACATTCCACTCTTTCTTCTATGAGATAAGCAAAGAAAAAATTAATCAATACAAAAATGTTAAAAAAGAATTTGATGAATTTCTGAATGACATTAATGACGAATATAAATATATAAAAAAAGAAATTAACAATTTCTTCTAG
- a CDS encoding pectate lyase — MSDIKTPWGSISSKVSLFPIYYLLFIYGFVYILPFGKNFMGTTWFDLLKKEDGPLEWLQFAQFFISSLMGFFIFYKSKKKKSINSLIWLFFSMFCFLISAEEISWGERITGFTLNSISDLSIQGETNFHNLPFFHNVLLDPLLHAICLFLGWVGWKKWPNLTSLPSRKYSLYFLLVSLFFAYYDLSWASTVQHIRNDQEIFEFLLSTGIFLHFFEEFKFLKNLKK; from the coding sequence ATGTCTGATATAAAAACACCTTGGGGTTCAATATCCTCAAAAGTTAGTTTATTCCCAATATACTATTTGCTATTTATTTATGGTTTCGTATACATATTACCTTTTGGCAAGAATTTTATGGGAACAACTTGGTTTGACTTATTAAAAAAAGAAGATGGACCTTTGGAGTGGTTGCAGTTTGCTCAGTTTTTTATTTCTTCTCTGATGGGCTTTTTTATTTTTTATAAGTCTAAAAAAAAGAAGTCAATAAATTCGTTGATTTGGTTATTTTTTAGTATGTTTTGCTTTTTGATTTCTGCTGAAGAAATAAGTTGGGGGGAGAGGATTACAGGTTTTACATTGAATTCTATATCTGATTTAAGTATTCAAGGTGAGACAAATTTTCATAATCTTCCTTTTTTTCATAATGTTCTCCTTGATCCACTATTACATGCCATATGCCTATTTTTAGGATGGGTGGGATGGAAGAAATGGCCTAATTTAACTTCTTTACCAAGTAGGAAATATAGCTTGTATTTTTTATTGGTGTCTTTATTTTTTGCTTACTATGATCTCTCGTGGGCTTCAACAGTTCAACATATAAGAAATGATCAAGAGATTTTTGAATTTCTCTTATCTACTGGAATCTTTTTGCATTTTTTTGAAGAATTTAAATTTCTAAAAAACCTAAAAAAATAA
- a CDS encoding LptF/LptG family permease produces the protein MKISNQSLIKKVFHKIITPWYSIALIDRWLLGQIIPPMIFAISAFTVISLSVGVMFDLIRKIVEYGLPLLQALQALIYSLPSFLVLSFPMAVLLSTLLSYGKLSANSELLALRSLGIKTSRIIAPAIAISIFMTGLTFYFNDNLVPNSNKLAESTLRSGMGSSFNQGKSKNNIIFSRKGSRIDPTNKPTKINTYLTHIFYASRYENNILKEVTVLDFSRVNIKQILTARSAIFDRDNSSWVFTDGSIISTDSLGQTTNIKFKEYLYPFVEGPLDLARVPKDASDMSLKEALEAERIYKKIGDLKQIRKIQVRIQEKFTLPCACLVFGLIGSILGCKSNLRSSKSQGFGLSVILILVYYVMSFIFSSFGVKGLLPPIIAAWFPVIVSISGGFYFLKKTSL, from the coding sequence TTGAAAATTTCAAACCAATCACTAATTAAAAAAGTTTTTCACAAAATAATTACTCCTTGGTATTCCATAGCTTTAATAGATAGATGGTTACTAGGGCAAATAATACCCCCCATGATATTTGCCATTTCAGCTTTTACTGTAATTTCTCTATCAGTAGGTGTGATGTTTGATTTAATAAGAAAAATAGTTGAGTATGGCTTACCTCTATTACAGGCATTACAAGCTTTAATTTATAGTCTTCCTAGTTTTTTAGTTTTATCATTTCCAATGGCTGTTTTATTGTCGACGCTATTATCTTATGGAAAACTTTCAGCTAATTCTGAATTATTAGCTTTAAGATCATTGGGGATTAAGACTTCAAGAATCATAGCTCCCGCTATTGCAATTTCAATTTTCATGACAGGATTAACTTTTTATTTTAATGATAATTTAGTTCCTAATAGTAATAAACTTGCCGAATCTACTTTAAGATCAGGAATGGGTAGTTCTTTCAATCAAGGGAAAAGTAAAAATAATATTATTTTCTCTAGAAAAGGATCAAGAATAGATCCCACAAATAAGCCAACCAAGATCAATACATACCTAACTCACATTTTTTATGCTTCTCGGTATGAAAATAATATATTGAAAGAAGTTACAGTTTTAGACTTTTCTAGAGTAAATATAAAACAGATTCTTACTGCGAGAAGTGCAATCTTTGATAGAGATAATTCTTCTTGGGTATTCACAGATGGAAGCATTATTTCAACTGACTCTCTTGGCCAAACAACAAATATAAAATTCAAAGAATATCTATATCCTTTCGTTGAAGGCCCACTAGATCTTGCGAGAGTCCCAAAGGATGCGAGCGATATGTCATTAAAAGAAGCATTAGAGGCTGAAAGAATTTATAAAAAGATAGGTGATCTAAAACAAATTAGAAAGATTCAAGTAAGAATACAGGAAAAGTTTACCTTACCTTGTGCATGCTTGGTTTTTGGATTGATAGGCAGTATTTTAGGATGTAAATCTAATTTAAGGTCTTCAAAAAGTCAGGGATTTGGATTAAGTGTAATCTTAATATTAGTTTATTATGTAATGTCATTTATATTTAGTTCGTTTGGCGTTAAGGGATTACTTCCGCCAATAATTGCAGCTTGGTTTCCAGTAATAGTATCTATATCTGGTGGATTTTATTTCTTAAAAAAAACCTCTCTATAG